A section of the Alkalihalobacillus sp. LMS39 genome encodes:
- a CDS encoding histidine phosphatase family protein: protein MKVGLLRHFKVERGYPNKFVSSEQLMEWVKEYDASDVIPTQLDLGNIDWKRCYSSDLARARKTATAAFSGEIVENKSLREIEIKPLFHSSIKLPLLVHMIFIRIAWLLGHSSQPESKKTVKHKINLLLDEILQSEEDVLIVGHGGMMMFMSKELKRRGFTGPPIKRAKNGHLYIYDK from the coding sequence GTGAAAGTAGGACTATTACGGCATTTTAAAGTGGAACGTGGGTATCCAAATAAGTTTGTTAGTTCCGAACAATTAATGGAATGGGTAAAGGAATATGACGCTTCTGATGTTATTCCTACTCAGCTTGATTTAGGAAATATTGATTGGAAGAGATGTTATTCAAGTGACTTAGCAAGAGCCCGAAAAACTGCAACAGCAGCATTTAGTGGAGAAATTGTCGAAAACAAAAGTTTACGAGAAATCGAAATTAAACCTTTATTTCACTCGTCTATTAAACTTCCCCTTCTCGTGCATATGATATTCATTCGTATTGCTTGGTTACTCGGGCATTCCTCTCAACCGGAAAGTAAAAAAACGGTGAAACACAAAATAAACCTCCTTCTCGATGAGATTTTACAAAGTGAAGAGGATGTGCTTATCGTTGGCCATGGTGGCATGATGATGTTTATGAGTAAAGAATTGAAAAGACGAGGTTTTACAGGTCCCCCTATTAAACGAGCGAAAAATGGACATTTGTATATTTATGATAAGTAA
- a CDS encoding ABC transporter ATP-binding protein produces MLMRFFSYYLPHKKLFMLDFSSAIVVAILELGFPLAVAWFIDSLLDSGDWSMIILVSTGLAILYLISTFLQYIVNYWGHKLGINIETDMRQQLFEHVHNQSFRFFDNTKTGHIMSRITNDLFDIGELAHHGPEDVFISIMTFIGAFWIMMMINVKLALVTLVVVPFLVWLIAFCNIRMNRAWKTMFTDIADVNARVEDSVSGARVVQSFTNENHEISLFKKNNRKFRKAKIRSYKVMSYSTSGIYMMTRFITLIVLVYGAWLSFTGQLSHGNLVAFILYVNVLFKPIDKISALMELYPKGMAGFKRFIDLLDSKPDVVDDPQAIVAPPLQGNIEFNNVHFQYDKNKSVLENIDLQLHAGETVAFVGPSGAGKTTICSLIPRFYDVDKGSIAIDGIDIRKMKKQSLRSQIGIVQQDVFLFTGTLRENIAYGMLGASDEQIKDAARRAHLESFIASLPDGYETQIGERGLKLSGGQKQRIAIARMFLKNPPILILDEATSALDTETELIIQQALNELAKNRTTLVIAHRLATIRNADRIVVVTEEGIVEQGKHDELIAKDGVFAKLHKVQFQR; encoded by the coding sequence ATGTTAATGAGGTTTTTCTCTTATTATTTACCACATAAAAAATTATTTATGCTTGATTTTAGTAGTGCTATTGTTGTCGCAATTTTAGAATTAGGTTTTCCACTTGCGGTAGCTTGGTTCATAGATTCATTACTAGATTCTGGGGATTGGTCGATGATTATACTAGTTAGTACTGGTTTAGCGATACTGTACTTAATTAGTACGTTTTTGCAATACATTGTTAATTATTGGGGCCATAAATTAGGAATAAACATTGAAACAGATATGCGGCAGCAACTGTTTGAACACGTCCATAATCAATCTTTCCGTTTTTTTGATAATACAAAAACGGGACATATTATGAGTCGTATTACAAATGATTTATTTGATATTGGAGAACTTGCTCATCACGGACCAGAAGATGTCTTTATTTCGATTATGACCTTTATCGGTGCGTTTTGGATTATGATGATGATTAATGTAAAACTAGCGTTAGTGACGTTAGTTGTTGTTCCGTTTCTTGTATGGCTTATAGCCTTTTGTAATATTCGAATGAATCGGGCATGGAAAACGATGTTTACTGATATTGCTGATGTCAATGCAAGAGTGGAAGATAGTGTTTCAGGAGCTCGCGTTGTTCAATCGTTTACGAATGAAAATCATGAAATTTCTTTATTTAAAAAGAATAACCGGAAATTCAGAAAAGCAAAAATCCGCTCCTATAAAGTGATGTCTTACAGTACTTCAGGTATTTATATGATGACTCGATTTATTACACTCATCGTTTTAGTGTATGGGGCGTGGTTAAGTTTTACAGGGCAATTGTCTCATGGAAATCTCGTCGCTTTTATTTTATATGTGAATGTATTGTTTAAACCGATTGATAAAATTAGTGCTTTAATGGAATTGTATCCAAAAGGCATGGCAGGTTTTAAACGTTTTATTGATTTACTAGATTCAAAGCCTGATGTCGTAGATGACCCTCAAGCCATTGTCGCTCCACCACTACAAGGCAATATTGAATTTAACAATGTTCATTTTCAATATGATAAAAATAAATCTGTCCTTGAGAACATTGACTTACAATTACATGCAGGTGAAACTGTAGCATTTGTTGGGCCTTCTGGTGCGGGGAAAACAACAATTTGTTCGTTAATCCCACGGTTTTACGATGTGGACAAAGGGAGTATTGCCATTGACGGCATTGATATCCGTAAAATGAAAAAACAATCCTTACGGTCGCAAATTGGTATCGTTCAACAAGATGTCTTCTTATTCACAGGAACATTACGGGAAAATATTGCGTATGGAATGCTTGGTGCTTCAGATGAGCAAATTAAAGACGCTGCTCGCCGTGCTCACTTAGAAAGTTTTATTGCTAGTTTACCTGATGGCTATGAAACGCAAATTGGGGAAAGAGGATTGAAATTATCAGGCGGGCAAAAGCAAAGAATTGCGATTGCTCGAATGTTCTTAAAAAATCCACCTATATTAATATTAGATGAAGCAACATCGGCATTGGATACAGAAACGGAATTGATTATACAACAAGCATTAAATGAACTAGCAAAAAATCGTACAACGTTAGTAATTGCCCATCGGTTAGCAACAATCAGAAATGCAGATCGAATTGTTGTGGTGACAGAAGAGGGGATTGTAGAACAAGGAAAACATGATGAATTGATTGCAAAAGATGGTGTGTTTGCAAAGCTGCATAAAGTTCAATTTCAACGATAA
- a CDS encoding spore coat protein, with protein MNQIMENITGMSALTDQVIATDLLNAAKAEVKNYSVAITETTTPQLRSTLKQHLNDAIQAHEKISTYMISKGYYMPHDMSKQLQMDKTVSNTALQVAQNMQ; from the coding sequence ATGAATCAAATTATGGAAAACATTACAGGGATGTCAGCTTTAACCGACCAAGTTATAGCAACGGACCTTTTAAATGCTGCTAAAGCGGAAGTAAAGAACTATTCAGTCGCAATCACAGAAACAACAACACCACAATTACGAAGTACATTAAAACAGCATTTAAATGATGCCATTCAAGCTCACGAAAAAATATCAACGTATATGATATCAAAAGGATATTATATGCCGCATGATATGTCCAAACAATTACAAATGGACAAAACAGTTTCCAATACTGCACTACAAGTTGCTCAAAATATGCAGTAA
- the nfsA gene encoding oxygen-insensitive NADPH nitroreductase: MNETIETMLNHKSIRKFEKGHTIPEATITAILEAGQSAATSHFIQAYSIIRVKDRSKVEGIAELSQNLHIKDAAAFFVFCADMKRLEYASRKHHVAFDYDSLENTIATIVDVALVAQNVMTAAESLGYGGCYIGGVRNAPFEISEKLELPDKVLPIFGLTLGEPVEGQEVKPRLPLSAIVHEDRYDETKYDNLLQQYDEVLNEYYATRTNNKKDATWTKPIASFFSAKKRVHMRDFFEKKGFTLK; this comes from the coding sequence ATGAATGAAACGATTGAAACGATGCTGAACCATAAATCCATTCGAAAGTTTGAAAAAGGGCATACGATTCCAGAAGCTACGATAACAGCCATTCTTGAGGCAGGTCAAAGTGCTGCAACCTCGCATTTTATTCAAGCATATTCGATTATTCGAGTGAAAGATCGTTCGAAAGTGGAGGGTATCGCGGAATTAAGTCAAAACTTACATATAAAGGATGCTGCTGCTTTTTTTGTATTTTGTGCTGATATGAAAAGATTAGAGTATGCAAGTCGAAAACATCATGTTGCTTTTGACTATGATTCGCTCGAAAATACGATTGCGACAATTGTCGATGTAGCATTAGTTGCACAAAATGTCATGACGGCAGCAGAATCGTTAGGCTATGGGGGCTGTTATATCGGTGGAGTAAGGAATGCACCTTTTGAAATTAGTGAAAAACTTGAACTTCCAGATAAAGTACTTCCTATTTTTGGACTTACCCTTGGTGAGCCTGTAGAAGGTCAAGAAGTAAAGCCAAGGTTACCATTATCGGCCATCGTGCATGAGGATCGTTATGATGAGACTAAATATGATAATTTGCTGCAACAGTATGATGAAGTGTTAAATGAATATTATGCAACAAGAACAAACAATAAAAAAGATGCAACATGGACAAAACCGATCGCGAGTTTTTTTTCTGCAAAAAAACGAGTTCATATGCGCGACTTCTTTGAGAAAAAAGGGTTTACTCTTAAGTAG
- a CDS encoding DUF4023 domain-containing protein, which yields MENTHEFVEKIHEKQRKDEQNRKRQGDGKPSKKLPNKQH from the coding sequence ATGGAAAATACACATGAGTTTGTTGAGAAAATTCATGAGAAGCAAAGAAAAGATGAGCAAAATCGTAAACGACAAGGTGACGGGAAACCAAGTAAAAAATTACCGAATAAACAGCATTAA
- the abc-f gene encoding ribosomal protection-like ABC-F family protein has translation MSILTVKNLSHGFGDRAIFHDVSFRLLKGEHIGLIGANGEGKSTFMNIITGKLMPDEGKVDWSKKVRVGYLDQHTVLERGMTMRDVLKTAFQYLLDLETEMTEMYDKMGDVTPEELEKLLEEVGSIQDTLTNNDFYTIDAKVEEIARGLGLDDIGLDKDVEDLSGGQRTKVLLAKLLLEKPDILLLDEPTNYLDEQHIVWLKRYLQEYENAFILISHDIPFLNSVINIIYHMENQELNRYVGDYEHFQSVYEMKKQQLEAAYKKQQQEISQLKDFVARNKARVSTRNMAMSRQKKLDKMDVIELSKDKPKPEFYFKEARATSKLIFETKDLIIGYDEPLSRPLNLRMERGQKVALVGANGIGKTTLLKSILGLISPVSGSVERGEYQEIGYFEQEAKDSNLTCIEEVWNTFPSLSQAEVRGALARCGLTTKHIESKIVVLSGGEKAKVRLCKLINRETNILVLDEPTNHLDVDAKAELKRALKEYKGSILLISHEPEFYQDVVTDVWNCESWTTKLV, from the coding sequence ATGAGTATATTAACCGTTAAAAATTTAAGCCATGGGTTTGGCGATAGAGCGATTTTTCATGATGTGTCGTTTCGATTATTAAAAGGTGAGCACATTGGGTTAATTGGTGCAAATGGTGAAGGTAAATCAACATTTATGAATATTATTACCGGAAAGCTGATGCCTGATGAAGGAAAAGTGGATTGGTCCAAAAAGGTTCGAGTTGGCTATCTCGATCAACATACTGTATTAGAACGTGGAATGACGATGCGCGATGTATTAAAAACGGCCTTCCAATATTTGCTTGACCTTGAAACAGAAATGACTGAAATGTACGATAAAATGGGAGATGTCACTCCAGAAGAATTAGAAAAACTCCTTGAAGAAGTCGGGAGTATTCAAGATACATTAACAAATAATGATTTCTATACAATCGATGCTAAAGTTGAAGAAATTGCGCGAGGTTTAGGTTTAGATGACATTGGTCTCGATAAAGATGTTGAAGATTTAAGTGGTGGTCAGCGCACTAAAGTCTTACTAGCAAAGCTCTTATTAGAAAAGCCGGATATTTTATTATTAGATGAGCCAACAAACTATTTAGATGAACAACATATTGTCTGGTTAAAACGGTATTTACAAGAATACGAAAATGCCTTTATTTTAATTTCACATGATATTCCATTTTTAAATAGTGTCATCAACATAATTTATCATATGGAAAATCAAGAATTAAACCGTTATGTCGGGGATTATGAACATTTCCAAAGCGTGTACGAAATGAAAAAACAACAATTAGAAGCTGCATATAAAAAACAACAACAAGAAATCTCACAATTAAAAGATTTTGTAGCACGAAACAAAGCCCGTGTTTCTACAAGAAATATGGCGATGTCCCGGCAAAAGAAGTTAGATAAAATGGATGTAATCGAATTATCAAAAGACAAGCCAAAACCTGAATTTTACTTTAAAGAAGCCCGTGCGACAAGTAAGCTCATATTCGAGACAAAAGACCTTATAATTGGGTATGATGAACCTTTATCAAGACCTTTAAACCTCCGCATGGAGCGCGGTCAAAAAGTAGCTCTTGTCGGGGCAAACGGTATCGGAAAAACAACTCTACTCAAAAGTATACTCGGACTCATTTCTCCTGTTTCTGGTTCAGTCGAACGCGGAGAATATCAAGAAATTGGCTATTTTGAACAAGAAGCAAAAGATTCGAACCTAACATGTATTGAAGAAGTATGGAATACCTTCCCTTCGTTATCGCAAGCTGAAGTCCGTGGCGCATTAGCACGATGCGGATTAACAACAAAACATATTGAAAGTAAAATTGTAGTATTAAGCGGAGGCGAAAAAGCAAAAGTACGGTTGTGTAAACTAATCAACCGCGAAACGAATATTCTCGTATTAGACGAGCCTACGAACCACTTAGATGTGGATGCAAAAGCAGAGTTAAAACGTGCATTAAAAGAATACAAAGGAAGCATTCTTCTCATTTCCCATGAGCCTGAATTTTATCAAGATGTCGTCACAGACGTATGGAATTGTGAATCCTGGACAACAAAACTAGTGTAA
- a CDS encoding MarR family transcriptional regulator yields the protein MEDRNKEVVEQLFSAFARFHRKDMETTMSMDRRRSEAKLLLLLHENKQGLKISELSRFMRVTSPFVTQIVTKLESSHLLVRQHDLKDRRIVRVHLTEKGECAAQEVGERFYEKFKKLTTYLGEKESEQLALLLNQAFDFFDEEFKNDKSE from the coding sequence TTGGAGGATAGAAATAAAGAAGTAGTCGAACAATTGTTTTCTGCTTTTGCGAGGTTTCATCGTAAGGATATGGAGACGACCATGTCTATGGATCGGAGACGGAGTGAGGCGAAATTATTGCTGTTATTACACGAAAATAAACAAGGCTTGAAAATCTCAGAATTAAGTCGGTTCATGAGAGTAACGTCACCATTTGTTACACAAATCGTTACGAAACTTGAATCTTCTCATTTATTAGTTCGCCAACATGATTTGAAGGACCGAAGAATTGTTCGTGTTCATCTTACTGAAAAAGGAGAGTGTGCTGCTCAGGAAGTTGGAGAAAGGTTTTATGAAAAATTTAAAAAACTAACAACATATTTAGGAGAAAAGGAAAGTGAACAATTAGCTTTATTATTAAATCAAGCATTTGATTTTTTTGATGAGGAATTTAAAAATGATAAAAGCGAGTGA
- a CDS encoding ABC transporter ATP-binding protein — translation MLEMMKDLKKYKWSIMAVILFTLAGTLLELYLPTLMADVVDVGIVNGDVPFILQTGGWMFLCSILAIGFAIAVTYFASKIALGFGRDVRRKLFVHVENFSLQEFEKMGPASLITRTTNDVKQVQDVTNMMLRMMTRAPLMLVGGIILAVSRDAMLSLVFLAALPILAGLIFLISKKAIPLFGLLQKRTDRLNLLLREGLVGTRVVRAFNRVEYEKGRFNEANEAYRDTGIKVNQIIAFVFPVMMIIMNFTNVAIVWFGAMRIDAGEMAVGNLMAFLQYSMMILMSLIMLSMAFIMIPRAQASAKRINEVLKMHPLIHDPKYPVTSSDKNGYVEFEQVTFRYEGAEKPAVKKVSFTAKPGEITAIIGSTGAGKTSLLQLIPRFYDVESGMIKVDGVNVKEMPQQELRQKIGYVPQKASLFTGTIADNVRFGKLEATDNEVIEALTTAQAIDFVNEKDDGIETMIEQAGANLSGGQKQRLSIARALVRKPNIYLFDDSFSALDYKTDARLRKALQAETKDATMIVVAQRVNTVKDAEQIIVMHEGEVAGSGSHEELLQTNKIYQEIVASQQTEGESA, via the coding sequence ATGTTAGAAATGATGAAAGACTTAAAGAAATATAAGTGGTCCATAATGGCTGTTATATTATTTACATTAGCAGGAACATTACTTGAATTATACTTACCTACTTTAATGGCTGATGTTGTGGATGTTGGAATTGTTAATGGTGATGTTCCTTTTATTTTGCAAACGGGTGGATGGATGTTCCTTTGTTCTATTTTGGCAATAGGCTTTGCTATAGCTGTCACTTATTTTGCTTCAAAAATAGCGTTAGGATTTGGTCGTGATGTGCGCCGCAAATTATTTGTTCATGTTGAGAACTTTTCACTACAAGAATTTGAAAAAATGGGTCCCGCTTCTTTAATTACACGAACAACAAACGATGTGAAACAAGTTCAAGATGTCACTAATATGATGCTTCGGATGATGACAAGAGCTCCACTTATGTTAGTGGGAGGTATTATTTTAGCGGTGTCTCGAGATGCGATGTTATCGCTCGTGTTTTTAGCAGCGTTACCGATATTGGCAGGGTTAATTTTTCTAATTTCTAAAAAAGCGATACCTTTGTTTGGTCTTCTTCAAAAACGAACAGACCGTTTAAATTTATTACTTCGGGAAGGGCTAGTTGGCACACGTGTGGTTCGTGCATTTAACAGAGTGGAGTATGAAAAGGGCCGTTTTAATGAAGCTAATGAAGCGTATCGCGATACAGGAATAAAAGTTAATCAGATTATTGCGTTTGTATTTCCGGTAATGATGATCATTATGAACTTCACAAATGTAGCGATCGTCTGGTTTGGTGCCATGAGAATTGATGCAGGAGAAATGGCTGTAGGGAATTTAATGGCGTTTTTACAGTATTCAATGATGATATTAATGTCGCTTATTATGTTATCGATGGCATTTATTATGATTCCACGAGCACAAGCTTCAGCCAAACGAATAAATGAAGTATTAAAAATGCACCCACTTATTCATGATCCCAAATATCCGGTCACGTCCTCTGATAAGAATGGATATGTCGAGTTTGAACAAGTAACCTTCCGTTATGAAGGAGCAGAGAAACCAGCTGTCAAAAAGGTAAGTTTCACAGCTAAACCCGGTGAAATAACTGCTATTATCGGGAGCACAGGGGCTGGAAAAACTTCGCTTTTGCAATTAATACCGAGATTTTATGATGTGGAAAGTGGAATGATAAAAGTTGATGGGGTGAATGTAAAAGAAATGCCCCAACAAGAATTACGACAGAAAATAGGGTATGTTCCTCAAAAAGCATCTTTATTTACAGGAACGATTGCCGACAATGTCCGCTTTGGGAAGTTAGAAGCAACTGATAACGAAGTCATTGAGGCGTTAACAACAGCACAGGCGATCGATTTCGTAAATGAAAAAGATGATGGAATCGAAACGATGATTGAACAAGCGGGTGCAAATTTATCTGGCGGACAAAAACAACGGTTATCGATTGCTAGAGCTCTTGTGAGGAAACCGAATATCTATTTATTTGATGATAGCTTCTCTGCACTAGATTATAAAACAGACGCTCGTTTGCGAAAGGCGTTACAAGCTGAAACGAAAGATGCGACAATGATTGTTGTTGCTCAACGTGTCAATACGGTAAAGGACGCAGAACAAATTATCGTAATGCATGAAGGCGAAGTAGCAGGAAGCGGGTCACATGAGGAACTATTGCAGACGAATAAAATTTACCAAGAAATCGTAGCTTCCCAACAAACGGAGGGAGAAAGTGCATGA
- a CDS encoding ABC transporter ATP-binding protein, translating into MGHGPNMMPAEKPKEFKKTVIRLSRYLKPRKFLLIIVGIAALFSTLFNIISPKLLGDATSSLFDSFLGGTGVDYPFLGNLLLVLLGLYTLSALFAFLQQFIMASVAQRTIAEMRQEVNEKLTRLPLTYFDQHSHGDILSRAVNDIDNINNSFQQALTQLITTIITVLGIIVMMFIISPLLTLVVFVTIPLSGIVIKYVASFSQKHFVSQQEELGSVNGHIEEMFSGHNVVKAYGQENESIKTFDDINDRLYKAGWKAQFISGIMMPMMMFISNIGYILVSIAGGLLVLNGSIRIGDVQAFIQYSQQISHPMAQMAGIANMIQTGVASAERIFTLLDEEEESLEKEASVSLEHIKGDVSFERVRFGYDEQKPVIRGLSLDVKSGQTVAIVGPTGAGKTTIINLLLRFYEVNGGSISIDGINLHELSRPQARSLFAMVLQDTWLFKGTIRDNIAYGREGATEEEVIQAARHAYADDFIRTLPDGYDTVLSEDATNISQGQRQLLTIARALISNPTVLILDEATSSVDTRTEMNIQLAMKDIMRGRTSFVIAHRLSTIRDADMILVMKDGDIVEKGNHEELLELRGFYAELYQSQFSEVVS; encoded by the coding sequence ATGGGGCATGGTCCAAATATGATGCCCGCAGAAAAGCCAAAAGAATTTAAAAAAACGGTTATTCGTTTATCTCGTTATTTAAAACCAAGAAAATTTTTACTAATAATTGTTGGTATTGCCGCCTTATTTTCGACGTTGTTTAATATTATTAGTCCGAAATTATTAGGTGATGCTACATCATCTTTGTTTGATAGTTTTCTTGGTGGAACAGGAGTAGACTATCCATTTCTAGGAAATTTATTGCTTGTGTTGCTTGGATTATATACGTTATCAGCCTTGTTTGCGTTTCTTCAACAATTTATTATGGCAAGCGTTGCGCAACGAACGATTGCTGAAATGCGACAAGAAGTAAATGAAAAACTAACAAGATTGCCTTTAACATATTTTGACCAACATTCACATGGTGATATTTTAAGTCGTGCTGTAAATGATATTGATAATATTAATAATTCATTTCAACAGGCGTTAACACAATTGATAACAACGATCATAACGGTTCTTGGAATTATTGTCATGATGTTTATTATTAGTCCGTTGCTTACCTTAGTCGTGTTCGTTACGATTCCACTAAGCGGGATTGTGATAAAATATGTTGCTTCATTTTCGCAAAAACACTTTGTTAGTCAACAAGAGGAATTAGGGAGTGTTAACGGGCATATTGAGGAAATGTTTAGTGGGCATAACGTTGTGAAGGCATACGGTCAAGAAAACGAATCAATTAAAACATTTGATGATATTAATGATCGATTATATAAAGCAGGGTGGAAAGCACAATTTATTTCAGGTATCATGATGCCAATGATGATGTTTATAAGTAATATTGGCTATATATTAGTAAGTATAGCCGGGGGGTTACTAGTACTTAATGGCTCAATACGAATTGGGGATGTGCAAGCTTTCATCCAGTACTCTCAACAAATATCACATCCGATGGCACAGATGGCAGGAATCGCTAATATGATTCAAACTGGCGTTGCATCTGCTGAAAGAATTTTTACATTGCTTGATGAAGAAGAGGAATCCCTTGAAAAAGAAGCTTCTGTTTCGCTTGAGCATATAAAAGGTGACGTAAGCTTTGAGCGGGTTCGCTTTGGATATGATGAACAAAAACCAGTTATTCGAGGTTTGTCGTTAGATGTAAAATCAGGTCAAACCGTAGCCATTGTAGGGCCAACAGGAGCAGGGAAAACGACGATTATAAATTTATTACTACGGTTTTATGAAGTAAATGGAGGGTCCATTTCCATTGATGGCATCAATTTACACGAGCTTTCTCGTCCTCAAGCTAGAAGTTTGTTTGCGATGGTTCTCCAGGATACATGGTTGTTTAAAGGGACGATTCGAGATAATATCGCCTATGGTCGAGAAGGAGCAACAGAAGAAGAAGTTATTCAAGCTGCCCGCCATGCGTATGCGGATGATTTCATTAGAACATTACCAGACGGGTATGATACCGTATTGTCAGAAGATGCAACAAATATTTCACAAGGTCAACGCCAACTCCTTACGATTGCGAGAGCATTAATATCAAATCCAACCGTTCTTATATTAGATGAAGCGACAAGTAGTGTGGATACACGAACAGAAATGAATATACAATTAGCGATGAAAGATATTATGAGAGGACGAACGAGTTTTGTCATTGCCCACCGTCTGTCGACAATTCGTGATGCGGATATGATTCTAGTTATGAAAGACGGTGATATCGTTGAAAAAGGGAATCATGAGGAATTGCTAGAACTACGAGGTTTTTATGCTGAACTTTATCAAAGTCAATTTTCAGAAGTGGTGTCATAA
- a CDS encoding RDD family protein, which translates to MEVNQETQSEKELKDRFLHRDLRAGGIIRTIALFYDAVILGMVLYMVAGATTLWIMTNTETLFIGNPERARQDILENEPHLFIINYVILGSIFLIYQFIYPMFKKQTFGMMIADLTLVDENRQPLTKRHYLKRECLKLVLFPTYFMSFGKERRTLYDKLTNTYLMKY; encoded by the coding sequence ATGGAAGTAAATCAAGAAACTCAATCAGAAAAAGAACTAAAAGACCGTTTTCTACACCGCGATTTACGAGCAGGTGGCATTATCCGAACGATTGCTTTATTTTATGACGCCGTCATTCTCGGTATGGTGTTATATATGGTTGCAGGTGCTACGACTTTATGGATTATGACAAATACTGAAACGCTATTTATTGGTAATCCCGAAAGAGCCAGACAAGATATACTTGAAAATGAACCACATCTATTTATTATTAATTATGTAATATTAGGTTCAATCTTTTTAATTTACCAATTTATTTATCCAATGTTTAAAAAACAAACATTTGGTATGATGATTGCCGACTTAACATTAGTAGATGAAAATAGGCAACCACTAACAAAGCGCCATTATTTAAAGAGAGAGTGTTTAAAATTAGTTCTCTTCCCGACCTACTTCATGTCGTTTGGTAAAGAAAGACGGACATTATATGATAAGCTAACAAATACTTACTTAATGAAATATTAA
- a CDS encoding YvrJ family protein, translating to MEPWLPLLSEFGFPVVVTLYLLHRMEKKLDLVNESIQKLPEHLLQISK from the coding sequence GTGGAACCTTGGTTACCATTATTAAGTGAATTTGGATTTCCTGTAGTCGTAACATTGTACCTTCTGCACCGGATGGAGAAAAAATTGGACCTTGTCAATGAATCCATTCAAAAATTACCAGAACACTTACTCCAAATATCTAAATAA
- a CDS encoding DUF2922 domain-containing protein, translating to MNKRLELLFQNESGATVTLSLDNPIYPAEPIAIRTAMEGIIMTNCFTSTGGNIVAIKSARIVDRTVEEVLL from the coding sequence ATGAACAAACGATTAGAATTATTATTTCAAAATGAAAGTGGAGCGACAGTGACACTTTCATTAGATAATCCTATTTATCCAGCAGAGCCAATCGCCATTCGTACAGCCATGGAAGGGATTATTATGACAAATTGTTTTACGTCAACAGGTGGGAATATTGTTGCTATCAAGTCTGCTCGCATTGTCGATAGAACGGTTGAAGAAGTTTTACTTTAA
- a CDS encoding DUF1659 domain-containing protein, with amino-acid sequence MLTNSRLVIVFETGVDSKGEPTFKTKSFNNIKTDATDAQLLAAAEALTPLQGWISNKVERNNVYSLA; translated from the coding sequence ATGTTAACCAATTCTCGTTTAGTGATTGTGTTTGAAACAGGAGTGGATAGTAAAGGTGAACCTACATTTAAAACAAAAAGCTTTAACAACATTAAAACCGATGCGACTGACGCACAACTTTTAGCCGCAGCAGAAGCGTTAACACCATTGCAAGGCTGGATTTCAAACAAAGTTGAACGAAATAACGTGTATTCGCTTGCGTAA
- a CDS encoding YolD-like family protein: protein MLKDRGNIKWTAMMIPEHVSRLRKVAEQLKTVEKPIVDIQQLEEFEYFICEAMEHNHLLTFVYWDDGKYGIVLGKVHYIDSVNKQLRVVDQFDERHFIPIAHLVDVR from the coding sequence ATGCTTAAGGATAGAGGAAATATAAAGTGGACGGCGATGATGATTCCGGAACATGTATCACGATTACGTAAGGTAGCGGAACAACTCAAAACTGTAGAAAAGCCAATTGTTGATATTCAACAATTAGAGGAATTTGAGTATTTCATTTGTGAAGCAATGGAACACAATCATTTGTTGACGTTTGTTTACTGGGATGACGGAAAGTATGGTATTGTACTTGGCAAAGTTCATTATATAGATTCGGTGAACAAACAATTACGTGTTGTGGACCAATTTGATGAAAGGCATTTTATTCCGATTGCTCATCTTGTTGATGTTCGTTAA